One Vibrio pomeroyi genomic region harbors:
- the dpdH gene encoding protein DpdH has product MSIQHYWPTLNQIAACIHSEAEELSDALLLAVHNPMQLVSTTFSNTQPELKTEQNVLDHLLVTNRPIPIVGESGGGKSHLIRWLHAQLEFHPVAKEENWHIVRIPKNATMRQVLTSMLGDLKGEVFDSAHKKIEDVGTKLSGELMQDIFFTFLCEALRNNALDFRDKAKQAQQNQDREALSLLKMQATFTKHLSTCFADPVFQQAFSAQDKPITNSIDRLIKSKSYAEVEEKNYAVTCDDFNFLTSYEFEFSDFNLMTKQAIEGLQLTSSDSKVAMAVEMTNQAVNAATKLIFNHLFQFSNGNFQDLFVEIRTALKADNRVLVILVEDLAAISAIDDVLIDSLLQEDTYDGVQTLCPLKSVIATTDSNPTYFARRETILTRSGFEWRIPNDNDLRMVNVDVQPDIEQVTAFCARYLNAARHGIEAIEAHFDGNDDLTALPVWLSDAAIEQHEKQALDDFGYCPLISGKGESQEIALFPFNATAIRKLAELKLYRKNGMGEFNRTRFNPRAVIKEILIPILRDNHADFDQANYPSANFAKQHIDLANNSLREWVLRDVEKAYIERVMGFVAVYGEGESHSDLRASLTNRQAEIFQLPAVFGEEKTQPAKKVATSTTTATPKSATTSSASNSASTTKGYHIDNSSTVVPTCSVCMQPASRCQCSSLMEVVVDPCAHLEEEVNAWFAEKRRLDASIANDLRRHLYTMLESAPGLTRYSVESAAKWTAWSKLNDSKSSLFQVVLKSAQRYRIAVPKAMAEDHKPVLHFCSVNDVNNSNESFALKQQTLAILRYDYYQSKGKGWDYPQGFEDYTHYMDFAHRWVPKNVQACVDYVRGDAPKILAKQWDIARALGLKPEHKMPKCMALFVKEADHIRDCLVTPINDAFAQLQEELLSAWTQTRAEMLKRLACSQKGAAPVAIELSAFQVAFKAMKAHQGELFNASQRQLVKNALDHVSPKLKKLASFTQECQKSDELRESLDTLREVYKLLPREVCSDAWGQLDARSMRVETLQNTYKWDLITHARKFGQSADQVEQIELLYQIDGDNLNLWCQVLDEWLEVSNYSLPRLDKLNQARGSDQLEQLEQAVDVQLAEMSNNLSYLQDQAAEQSMSVHVSNGALEVDVENEEPAS; this is encoded by the coding sequence ATGAGCATTCAACATTACTGGCCGACACTGAATCAGATCGCCGCGTGTATTCACAGTGAGGCGGAAGAGTTGTCGGATGCACTGCTGCTAGCGGTGCACAATCCAATGCAGTTGGTGAGCACGACCTTTTCCAACACGCAACCAGAACTGAAAACAGAACAAAACGTACTAGATCATCTATTGGTCACTAACCGACCAATACCGATAGTAGGTGAGTCGGGCGGCGGTAAATCGCACCTGATCCGTTGGTTACACGCGCAACTCGAGTTCCACCCAGTCGCTAAAGAAGAAAATTGGCACATTGTGCGCATCCCTAAAAATGCCACCATGCGTCAAGTGCTGACCTCAATGCTTGGCGATTTAAAAGGAGAGGTGTTTGATAGTGCGCACAAGAAAATTGAAGATGTTGGCACCAAGCTTTCTGGTGAGTTGATGCAAGACATCTTCTTTACCTTTTTGTGTGAAGCGCTGCGTAACAACGCGTTGGATTTTCGTGATAAAGCCAAACAAGCGCAGCAAAACCAAGATCGCGAAGCACTAAGTTTGTTGAAAATGCAGGCCACTTTCACCAAGCATCTCAGCACCTGTTTTGCTGATCCTGTGTTCCAGCAAGCGTTTTCAGCCCAAGATAAACCGATTACTAACTCCATTGACCGTTTGATTAAGTCAAAAAGCTACGCTGAAGTTGAAGAGAAAAACTACGCGGTTACGTGTGATGATTTCAACTTTTTGACTAGTTACGAGTTTGAATTTTCAGACTTTAACCTAATGACCAAGCAAGCAATTGAAGGTTTGCAACTGACCAGCAGCGACAGCAAAGTCGCGATGGCGGTTGAGATGACCAACCAAGCGGTTAATGCCGCGACTAAGTTGATCTTTAACCACTTATTCCAGTTCTCGAACGGTAACTTCCAAGATCTGTTTGTTGAGATCCGTACCGCGTTGAAAGCTGACAATCGCGTATTGGTGATTTTGGTTGAAGACTTGGCGGCTATCTCGGCGATAGACGATGTGCTGATAGACAGCCTGTTGCAAGAAGATACCTACGACGGCGTGCAAACCCTTTGCCCACTTAAATCGGTTATTGCGACGACGGACAGTAACCCAACTTACTTTGCACGTCGTGAAACCATTTTGACTCGCAGTGGGTTTGAATGGCGTATCCCGAATGATAATGATTTGCGCATGGTCAACGTAGATGTTCAGCCAGACATTGAACAAGTCACGGCGTTCTGTGCACGCTACTTGAATGCCGCACGTCATGGTATTGAGGCGATTGAAGCGCATTTTGATGGCAACGATGATTTAACGGCGCTGCCAGTATGGTTGAGCGATGCGGCGATTGAGCAACATGAAAAGCAAGCGTTGGACGATTTTGGCTATTGCCCGCTCATCTCTGGCAAAGGCGAAAGCCAAGAGATCGCTCTGTTCCCATTCAATGCCACAGCAATCCGCAAGTTGGCGGAGCTTAAGTTGTACCGTAAAAATGGTATGGGTGAATTTAATCGCACGCGCTTTAACCCACGAGCTGTGATCAAAGAGATTTTGATCCCGATTTTGCGTGACAACCATGCGGATTTTGATCAGGCAAACTACCCATCTGCAAACTTTGCCAAACAGCACATCGACTTGGCAAACAACTCACTGCGAGAGTGGGTGCTGCGTGACGTTGAGAAAGCCTATATTGAACGTGTGATGGGCTTTGTTGCAGTGTATGGTGAAGGTGAGTCACACAGCGATTTGCGTGCGAGTTTGACGAATCGTCAGGCGGAAATCTTCCAACTGCCGGCGGTGTTTGGTGAAGAGAAAACGCAGCCAGCGAAAAAAGTGGCGACGTCCACAACAACAGCGACGCCCAAATCGGCAACCACAAGCAGTGCTAGCAATAGCGCTTCAACCACAAAAGGTTATCACATCGACAATAGCTCAACGGTGGTGCCAACATGCTCGGTATGCATGCAACCGGCGAGTCGTTGCCAATGTTCTTCGTTAATGGAGGTGGTGGTCGACCCTTGCGCTCATTTGGAAGAAGAAGTGAATGCATGGTTTGCAGAAAAGCGCCGTCTAGACGCTTCAATCGCCAATGATTTGCGTCGACACCTCTACACCATGCTGGAAAGTGCGCCTGGTTTAACCCGCTATAGCGTGGAAAGTGCCGCTAAATGGACCGCGTGGAGCAAGTTGAACGATAGCAAGAGCTCACTTTTCCAAGTAGTGCTTAAATCGGCACAGCGTTATCGCATTGCGGTACCAAAAGCGATGGCGGAAGATCATAAACCAGTGCTGCATTTCTGCTCGGTGAATGACGTCAATAACAGCAACGAGAGCTTTGCTTTGAAGCAGCAAACGTTGGCAATTTTACGTTACGACTACTACCAGAGCAAAGGTAAAGGTTGGGACTACCCACAAGGTTTCGAGGATTACACCCATTACATGGACTTTGCTCATCGCTGGGTTCCTAAAAACGTGCAAGCTTGTGTGGATTACGTGCGTGGTGATGCGCCGAAAATTCTGGCAAAGCAGTGGGATATTGCGCGTGCGCTGGGTCTAAAACCAGAGCACAAAATGCCGAAATGCATGGCGCTGTTTGTGAAAGAAGCGGATCACATTCGTGATTGCTTAGTGACCCCAATCAATGATGCTTTCGCCCAATTGCAAGAGGAGTTGCTGAGTGCATGGACACAAACACGTGCAGAAATGCTCAAGCGTTTGGCGTGCAGCCAAAAAGGCGCTGCGCCTGTGGCGATTGAATTGTCGGCTTTCCAAGTGGCGTTTAAAGCAATGAAAGCGCACCAAGGGGAGTTGTTCAACGCGTCACAACGTCAGTTAGTTAAAAACGCACTGGATCATGTGTCACCAAAACTCAAGAAGTTGGCGAGCTTTACTCAAGAGTGTCAAAAGTCCGATGAACTGCGTGAGTCGCTTGATACCTTGCGCGAGGTGTATAAGTTGTTGCCTCGTGAAGTTTGTTCCGATGCTTGGGGGCAATTGGACGCTCGCAGCATGCGCGTGGAAACACTGCAAAATACCTACAAATGGGATTTAATTACCCATGCACGTAAATTTGGGCAAAGTGCGGATCAGGTGGAGCAAATTGAACTCTTGTACCAAATCGATGGCGATAACCTCAATTTGTGGTGCCAGGTGCTCGATGAGTGGCTGGAAGTGAGCAATTACAGCTTGCCGCGCTTGGATAAATTGAACCAAGCACGTGGCTCAGATCAGCTTGAACAACTTGAACAGGCGGTTGACGTGCAGTTAGCAGAAATGAGCAACAACCTTTCTTACCTGCAAGATCAAGCCGCAGAACAGTCGATGAGCGTTCATGTCTCCAATGGTGCGCTCGAGGTGGATGTTGAGAATGAGGAGCCGGCATCATGA
- the dpdG gene encoding protein DpdG, whose protein sequence is MSIINNDKAGSHIESLFLLDRLISDFSRAKSDEFLTEAKIKDNCVPPYLLLETNKDESGQYKIKTNPTRKLKESLDFWREQGLWQKNEQGDVRAWSELDCSDNLPARLLKLIASKQYDFLHGTKIEPLLRYLTLFLAIDKYTMVGKQVLNREEASRLISGVVDTTNVGRMNLNTSELKGFFEYAYVLGFLEHVDKENYFVDPTRALNVLLRSNLTVNQDLPCEAFLARLNQDLPIFDQGEYRQLIEETVVHDNDQWTPGQGIRLSAGLSIALYRLQRQGILTFRMGSDSATRFNLTLPTGENTVITHLTYLGESV, encoded by the coding sequence ATGTCGATCATTAACAATGATAAAGCGGGAAGTCATATTGAGTCCCTGTTTTTGCTCGATCGTTTGATCAGCGATTTCAGCCGCGCCAAGTCAGATGAATTTTTAACGGAAGCAAAAATCAAAGATAACTGCGTCCCGCCATACTTGCTGCTCGAGACCAATAAAGATGAAAGTGGTCAGTATAAGATTAAAACAAACCCAACCCGAAAACTCAAAGAGTCGCTCGATTTTTGGCGTGAGCAAGGGTTGTGGCAGAAAAATGAGCAAGGTGACGTGCGGGCTTGGTCGGAACTGGATTGTAGCGATAACCTACCAGCGCGTTTGTTAAAGCTGATAGCAAGTAAACAATACGACTTTTTGCATGGCACTAAGATTGAACCTTTGTTGCGTTACCTAACACTGTTTTTGGCTATTGACAAGTACACAATGGTGGGTAAACAGGTCTTAAACCGGGAGGAAGCATCGCGCCTCATTTCCGGTGTGGTGGACACCACCAACGTGGGACGCATGAACCTCAATACCAGTGAGCTCAAAGGTTTTTTCGAATATGCTTATGTGCTGGGTTTTCTTGAGCATGTGGACAAAGAGAACTACTTTGTTGACCCAACCCGCGCGTTAAATGTGTTGCTCCGTTCCAACCTTACGGTCAATCAAGACCTGCCTTGCGAGGCCTTTTTGGCGCGGCTAAACCAAGACTTGCCGATTTTCGATCAAGGAGAATATCGCCAACTGATCGAAGAAACCGTCGTGCACGATAACGACCAATGGACGCCTGGGCAAGGGATTCGCTTGTCCGCCGGTTTGAGCATCGCGCTTTATCGTTTGCAACGCCAAGGTATCCTGACTTTCCGTATGGGCTCAGACAGCGCGACTCGCTTTAATCTCACCTTACCAACCGGTGAAAACACCGTGATTACCCATTTGACTTACCTAGGGGAATCTGTATGA